Proteins encoded together in one Cellulomonas gilvus ATCC 13127 window:
- a CDS encoding GTPase yields MSVRIGEETRALEARVGALEEAIELGGERLDAAAVAEARAAVERLRERIALGVDHTVVALVGGTGSGKSSLFNRISGLSFADVGVRRPTTSQVTACVWGTDGDAVLDWLGVDPQRRIQRESLLDGETEAALRGLVLLDLPDHDSVEPAHREVVDALLPQADLLVWVVDPQKYADDALHSGYLRHLAGQDTSMLVVLNQVDTVRPAERASLARDVSRLLAADGLPDVPVRTASATTGEGITELRAGLASVVAGRSLAARRAETEVQTATARVAAGLAEREPAPTALATGPLVETLSAASGLDAVSDAVAAVVRGRRRRSQVPHIVPVHPDAVRLARASWLSTATGGLPRAWVDDVEARVAPASRLGTHLADALGAVTVTVRRSVPAAVLGWCAVALGLVALVVGGLAVGRMLGPDGVRTGADVQVAVVAALAAAACAVGAGLVRRSAARRAATRVHDEGRAAIEGVARTDLVEPAAAVVAEHRRVRGLLEAALA; encoded by the coding sequence ATGAGCGTGCGGATCGGTGAGGAGACGCGCGCGCTCGAGGCGCGCGTGGGTGCGCTCGAGGAGGCGATCGAGCTGGGCGGCGAGCGGCTCGACGCCGCCGCGGTGGCCGAGGCCCGCGCCGCCGTGGAGCGCCTGCGCGAGCGGATCGCGCTCGGCGTCGACCACACCGTGGTCGCACTCGTCGGCGGCACCGGTTCGGGCAAGTCGAGCCTGTTCAACCGGATCAGCGGCCTGAGCTTCGCGGACGTCGGCGTGCGCCGCCCGACGACGTCGCAGGTCACCGCGTGCGTGTGGGGGACCGACGGCGACGCGGTGCTGGACTGGCTCGGCGTGGACCCGCAGCGGCGCATCCAGCGCGAGAGCCTGCTGGACGGTGAGACGGAGGCCGCGCTGCGCGGCCTGGTGCTGCTGGACCTGCCCGACCACGACTCGGTCGAGCCCGCGCACCGCGAGGTCGTGGACGCGCTGCTGCCGCAGGCCGACCTGCTGGTCTGGGTGGTCGACCCGCAGAAGTACGCCGACGATGCGCTGCACAGCGGGTACCTGCGCCACCTCGCGGGGCAGGACACGTCGATGCTCGTCGTGCTCAACCAGGTGGACACCGTGCGCCCGGCCGAGCGCGCGTCGCTCGCGCGCGACGTGTCGCGTCTGCTGGCGGCCGACGGACTGCCGGACGTCCCCGTGCGCACAGCGTCGGCGACGACGGGTGAGGGCATCACCGAGCTGCGCGCCGGGCTCGCGTCCGTGGTCGCGGGCCGGTCGCTGGCCGCGCGCCGGGCCGAGACCGAGGTGCAGACCGCGACCGCTCGGGTGGCGGCGGGCCTCGCCGAGCGTGAGCCGGCGCCGACCGCGCTCGCGACGGGCCCGTTGGTCGAGACCCTGTCGGCGGCGTCCGGGCTCGACGCGGTGAGCGACGCGGTCGCCGCCGTGGTGCGCGGCAGGCGGCGGCGCTCTCAGGTGCCGCACATCGTGCCCGTGCACCCGGACGCGGTGCGGCTGGCGCGGGCGTCGTGGCTGTCGACCGCGACGGGCGGTCTGCCGCGCGCGTGGGTGGACGACGTCGAGGCGCGTGTGGCGCCGGCGTCCCGGCTGGGGACGCACCTGGCGGATGCGCTCGGCGCGGTCACGGTCACCGTCCGGCGGTCGGTGCCGGCCGCGGTGCTCGGCTGGTGCGCCGTCGCGCTCGGCCTGGTCGCGCTGGTCGTCGGCGGGCTCGCTGTCGGCCGCATGCTCGGACCGGACGGCGTCCGGACCGGCGCCGACGTGCAGGTCGCGGTGGTGGCGGCACTGGCCGCGGCGGCGTGCGCGGTCGGGGCGGGTCTGGTGCGGCGCAGCGCCGCGCGCCGCGCCGCGACGCGGGTGCACGACGAGGGGCGCGCGGCGATCGAGGGTGTCGCGCGCACCGATCTGGTGGAACCCGCGGCAGCGGTGGTGGCCGAGCACCGGCGCGTGCGCGGTCTGCTCGAGGCCGCCCTGGCCTGA
- a CDS encoding SRPBCC family protein produces the protein MHQLSVQQHLDAAPARVWAAMTSPAQWAAWMWPDSFATVCRLDLRVAGRYHLGSSVAGIGVGGEYEVVEPPSRAAFTWQWDGEPEVTTVEIAIEARQDGAVLRLVHRGFADEATRDDHVQGWDDCLARLAVHLAAPDQIGAEVQAH, from the coding sequence ATGCACCAGCTGAGCGTGCAGCAGCACCTCGACGCCGCTCCCGCGCGTGTGTGGGCGGCGATGACGAGCCCGGCGCAGTGGGCAGCCTGGATGTGGCCGGACAGCTTCGCGACGGTCTGCCGGCTCGACCTGCGGGTCGCGGGCCGCTATCACCTCGGTTCCTCGGTCGCGGGGATCGGCGTCGGCGGCGAGTACGAGGTCGTCGAGCCGCCGTCGCGTGCGGCGTTCACCTGGCAGTGGGACGGCGAGCCCGAGGTCACCACCGTGGAGATCGCGATCGAGGCACGCCAGGACGGAGCCGTCCTGCGCCTCGTCCACCGCGGTTTCGCTGACGAGGCGACCCGCGACGACCACGTGCAGGGCTGGGACGACTGCCTCGCCCGGCTCGCCGTCCACCTCGCCGCGCCCGACCAGATCGGGGCGGAGGTCCAGGCGCACTGA
- the orn gene encoding oligoribonuclease translates to MTSNSTGSPQPNGHESQDRIVWIDCEMTGLDLGADALIEVAAVVTDSELRVLGDGVDVLVAPPAEAIEGMSDFVRTMHTTSGLLDELATGTTLAQAQERVLEYVRQWVPEPGKAPLAGNSVGTDKAFLDRDMPVLVGHLHYRVIDVSSIKELARRWYPRVYFASPQKNGGHRALADILESIDELRYYRAALFPATPGPDSTTARRLAAEIAATSVTRR, encoded by the coding sequence GTGACCAGCAACAGCACCGGCAGCCCGCAGCCCAACGGGCACGAGAGCCAGGACCGGATCGTCTGGATCGACTGCGAGATGACCGGCCTCGACCTGGGCGCCGACGCCCTGATCGAGGTCGCCGCCGTGGTGACCGACTCCGAGCTCCGCGTCCTGGGCGACGGCGTCGACGTCCTCGTCGCGCCGCCCGCGGAGGCGATCGAGGGCATGTCCGACTTCGTCCGCACCATGCACACGACGTCCGGCCTGCTCGACGAGCTCGCAACCGGGACGACGCTCGCGCAGGCCCAGGAGCGCGTCCTGGAGTACGTGCGCCAGTGGGTGCCCGAGCCGGGCAAGGCGCCGCTCGCGGGCAACTCGGTGGGCACCGACAAGGCGTTCCTCGACCGGGACATGCCCGTGCTGGTCGGGCACCTGCACTACCGCGTGATCGACGTGTCCTCCATCAAGGAGCTCGCCCGCCGGTGGTACCCGCGCGTGTACTTCGCCTCCCCGCAGAAGAACGGCGGGCACCGCGCGCTGGCGGACATCCTCGAGAGCATCGACGAGCTGCGCTACTACCGGGCCGCGCTGTTCCCGGCGACCCCGGGGCCCGACTCCACCACCGCGCGCCGCCTCGCGGCCGAGATCGCGGCGACGTCGGTCACGCGCCGCTGA
- a CDS encoding SDR family oxidoreductase has translation MTIDEDLAPQPVAATLPGLVPGTGDDGLPRPDAPLAVVTGVTGYVGGRLVPELLAAGYRVRALARNPDRLRSRPWFDQVDVVRADASDPEQIEPALRDAHVAYYLIHALGTGSSFADRDRRTATTFARAARAADVGRIVYLGGLTPEDEELSPHLASRAEVGQILLDSGVPTTVLRAAVILGSGSASFEMMRYLTERLPAMTVPRWVDNRIQPIAVRDVLRYLVGAAAMPPDVNRAFDIGGPDVLTYRDMMQRYAHVAGLPRRVIVGVGVLTPRLSSLWVSLVTPVPGGLARPLVESLVHEVVCTEHDIAAHVPDPPGGLVGFERAVLLALHRVQEAAVTTRWSSASVAGAPSDPLPSDPDWAGGSLYVDERRVQVDASPAALWRVIEAVGGERGWYSWALAWRVRGLVDRVVGGPGLRRGRRDPGRLLVDDTVDFWRVEALEPGRLLRLRAEMRLPGLAWLELRVEPEQGAAPLTDADWTRAPVVFSQRALFHPRGLAGQVYWWSVAPFHGVVFGGMQRNIARAAERADRAMIRRTPTSPVPPKPQADD, from the coding sequence ATGACCATCGACGAGGACCTCGCCCCCCAGCCCGTCGCCGCCACGCTCCCGGGCCTCGTGCCGGGCACCGGCGACGACGGCCTCCCCCGCCCGGACGCGCCCCTGGCCGTGGTCACCGGCGTGACCGGCTACGTGGGCGGACGCCTGGTGCCGGAGCTGCTCGCCGCGGGCTACCGCGTGCGCGCGCTCGCCCGCAACCCCGACCGGCTGCGCAGCAGGCCGTGGTTCGACCAGGTCGACGTGGTGCGCGCGGACGCGTCCGACCCCGAGCAGATCGAGCCCGCGCTGCGCGACGCGCACGTCGCGTACTACCTGATCCACGCGCTGGGCACCGGCAGCAGCTTCGCCGACCGCGACCGTCGCACCGCGACGACGTTCGCACGCGCCGCACGCGCCGCCGACGTGGGCCGCATCGTCTACCTGGGCGGTCTGACGCCCGAGGACGAGGAGCTCTCGCCCCACCTGGCCTCGCGGGCCGAGGTGGGCCAGATCCTGCTCGACAGCGGCGTCCCGACGACCGTGCTGCGCGCCGCGGTGATCCTGGGCTCGGGTTCCGCATCGTTCGAGATGATGCGCTACCTCACCGAGCGGCTGCCCGCGATGACCGTGCCGCGCTGGGTGGACAACCGCATCCAGCCGATCGCGGTGCGCGACGTGCTGCGGTACCTGGTGGGCGCCGCCGCGATGCCGCCCGACGTCAACCGCGCGTTCGACATCGGCGGGCCCGACGTCCTGACGTACCGCGACATGATGCAGCGCTACGCGCACGTCGCGGGCCTGCCGCGGCGCGTGATCGTGGGCGTGGGCGTCCTGACGCCCCGGCTGTCCAGCCTGTGGGTCTCGCTCGTCACGCCCGTCCCCGGCGGGCTCGCGCGCCCGCTGGTCGAGTCGCTGGTGCACGAGGTGGTGTGCACCGAGCACGACATCGCCGCGCACGTGCCCGACCCCCCGGGAGGCCTTGTCGGGTTCGAGCGCGCGGTGCTGCTCGCGCTGCACCGCGTGCAGGAGGCCGCGGTGACGACGCGCTGGTCGTCCGCGTCGGTGGCCGGTGCGCCCTCGGACCCGCTGCCGTCCGACCCGGACTGGGCCGGCGGGTCGCTGTACGTCGACGAGCGGCGGGTCCAGGTCGACGCCTCGCCCGCCGCGCTGTGGCGCGTGATCGAGGCCGTCGGCGGTGAGCGCGGCTGGTACTCGTGGGCCCTCGCGTGGCGGGTCCGCGGGCTCGTCGACCGCGTCGTCGGCGGTCCCGGCCTGCGGCGTGGGCGGCGCGACCCGGGGCGGCTCCTGGTGGACGACACCGTCGACTTCTGGCGCGTCGAGGCGCTCGAGCCGGGGCGCCTGCTGCGCCTGCGTGCCGAGATGCGCCTGCCGGGCCTGGCGTGGCTCGAGCTCCGGGTCGAGCCCGAGCAGGGCGCCGCACCGCTCACGGACGCCGACTGGACCCGCGCACCCGTGGTGTTCTCCCAGCGCGCGCTGTTCCACCCGCGGGGCCTCGCCGGGCAGGTGTACTGGTGGTCGGTCGCACCGTTCCACGGAGTCGTGTTCGGCGGCATGCAGCGCAACATCGCCCGGGCCGCAGAGCGTGCCGACCGCGCGATGATCCGCCGCACGCCGACGTCGCCCGTGCCGCCGAAGCCCCAGGCGGACGACTGA
- the ettA gene encoding energy-dependent translational throttle protein EttA gives MAEFIYSMYKARKAHGDKVILDDVTLNFLPGAKIGVVGPNGAGKSTILKIMAGIDQPSNGEARLSPGYTVGILMQEPPLNEEKTVLGNVEEGVAEIKGKLDRYNEISALMAEPDADFDALLAEMGQLQEAIDAADAWDLDAQLEQAMDALRCPPPDADVSVLSGGERRRVALCKLLLEKPDLLLLDEPTNHLDAESVLWLEQHLKDYAGAILAVTHDRYFLDNIAEWICEVDRGRLYPYEGNYSTYLEKKQERLNVQGKKDAKLAKRLKDELEWVRSNAKGRQTKSKSRLARYEEMAAEAERTRKLDFEEIQIPPGPRLGSVVLEATELVKGFDGRTLIDGLSFTLPRNGIVGVIGPNGVGKTTLFKTIVGLEPLDAGNLKVGETVSISYVDQSRGGIDPKKTLWEVVSDGLDFLKVGNVEMPSRAYVAAFGFKGPDQQKPAGVLSGGERNRLNLALTLKQGGNLLLLDEPTNDLDVETLGSLENALLDFPGCAVVVSHDRWFLDRVATHILAYEGTEDDPANWYWFEGNFASYEENKVARLGADAARPHRVTYRKLRRD, from the coding sequence GTGGCTGAGTTCATCTACAGCATGTACAAGGCGCGCAAGGCGCACGGTGACAAGGTCATCCTCGACGACGTCACGCTGAACTTCCTGCCCGGCGCCAAGATCGGCGTCGTCGGCCCGAACGGCGCGGGCAAGTCCACGATCCTCAAGATCATGGCGGGCATCGACCAGCCGTCGAACGGCGAGGCCCGGCTCAGCCCGGGCTACACGGTCGGGATCCTCATGCAGGAGCCGCCGTTGAACGAGGAGAAGACGGTCCTCGGCAACGTCGAGGAGGGCGTGGCCGAGATCAAGGGCAAGCTCGACCGGTACAACGAGATCTCGGCGCTCATGGCCGAGCCGGACGCGGACTTCGACGCGCTGCTCGCCGAGATGGGCCAGCTGCAGGAGGCCATCGACGCGGCCGACGCGTGGGACCTGGACGCGCAGCTCGAGCAGGCGATGGACGCGCTGCGCTGCCCGCCGCCCGACGCCGACGTCTCGGTCCTGTCCGGTGGTGAGCGCCGCCGCGTCGCGCTGTGCAAGCTCCTGCTGGAGAAGCCCGACCTGCTGCTGCTCGACGAGCCGACCAACCACCTGGACGCCGAGTCCGTGCTGTGGCTCGAGCAGCACCTCAAGGACTACGCGGGCGCGATCCTGGCGGTCACGCACGACCGGTACTTCCTCGACAACATCGCGGAGTGGATCTGCGAGGTCGACCGCGGCCGCCTGTACCCGTACGAGGGCAACTACTCGACCTACCTGGAGAAGAAGCAGGAGCGGCTCAACGTCCAGGGCAAGAAGGACGCGAAGCTCGCCAAGCGCCTCAAGGACGAGCTGGAGTGGGTCCGCTCCAACGCCAAGGGCCGGCAGACCAAGTCCAAGTCCCGCCTGGCGCGGTACGAGGAGATGGCGGCCGAGGCCGAGCGCACCCGGAAGCTGGACTTCGAGGAGATCCAGATCCCGCCGGGCCCGCGCCTGGGCAGCGTGGTCCTCGAGGCCACCGAGCTCGTCAAGGGCTTCGACGGCCGCACGCTCATCGACGGTCTGAGCTTCACGCTGCCGCGTAACGGCATCGTCGGCGTCATCGGCCCGAACGGCGTCGGCAAGACGACGCTGTTCAAGACGATCGTGGGCCTCGAGCCGCTGGATGCGGGCAACCTCAAGGTCGGCGAGACGGTCTCGATCTCCTACGTCGACCAGAGCCGTGGCGGCATCGACCCCAAGAAGACGCTGTGGGAGGTCGTGTCCGACGGCCTCGACTTCCTCAAGGTCGGCAACGTCGAGATGCCGTCGCGCGCGTACGTCGCGGCGTTCGGGTTCAAGGGCCCGGACCAGCAGAAGCCCGCGGGTGTGCTGTCGGGTGGTGAGCGCAACCGCCTCAACCTCGCGCTCACGCTCAAGCAGGGCGGCAACCTGCTGCTGCTCGACGAGCCGACGAACGACCTGGACGTCGAGACGCTGGGCTCGCTCGAGAACGCGCTCCTGGACTTCCCGGGCTGCGCGGTGGTCGTCTCGCACGACCGGTGGTTCCTCGACCGCGTGGCGACGCACATCCTGGCCTACGAGGGCACGGAGGATGACCCCGCGAACTGGTACTGGTTCGAGGGCAACTTCGCGTCCTACGAGGAGAACAAGGTCGCGCGTCTGGGTGCGGACGCCGCGCGCCCGCACCGCGTGACCTACCGCAAGCTGCGCCGCGACTGA
- a CDS encoding GroES family chaperonin translates to MLNDRLLVELDAEGAERRSSAGIVIPATAVVGKRLAWALVRAAGQHVRQVEVGDRVLFDPEDRAEVELEGQTYVLLREKDVHAVATPGGTGEGTGLYL, encoded by the coding sequence ATGCTCAACGACCGCCTCCTGGTCGAGCTCGACGCCGAGGGGGCCGAGCGCCGGTCGTCGGCCGGCATCGTGATCCCGGCGACCGCGGTGGTCGGCAAGCGGCTCGCGTGGGCGCTGGTGCGCGCGGCGGGTCAGCACGTGCGGCAGGTGGAGGTGGGCGACCGCGTGCTGTTCGACCCCGAGGACCGCGCCGAGGTGGAGCTCGAGGGGCAGACGTACGTGCTGCTGCGCGAGAAGGACGTGCACGCGGTCGCGACGCCCGGCGGCACGGGCGAGGGCACGGGCCTCTACCTGTAG
- a CDS encoding peroxiredoxin produces MPRLAVGDTAPDFTLPTADGGSLTLSDLRGRRVIVYFYPAAGTPGCTKQACDFRDSLAALQGAGFAVVGVSPDPVATLARFAAAEGLAFPLVSDESREVLQAWGAYGEKQLYGKTVTGVIRSTVVLDAEGVVELAQYNVRATGHVAKLRRDLGLTA; encoded by the coding sequence GTGCCCCGCCTCGCCGTCGGCGACACCGCCCCGGACTTCACGCTCCCGACCGCCGACGGCGGCAGCCTCACGCTGTCCGACCTGCGCGGCCGACGGGTGATCGTCTACTTCTACCCCGCGGCCGGCACGCCCGGGTGCACCAAGCAGGCGTGCGACTTCCGTGACTCGCTCGCGGCGCTGCAGGGCGCCGGGTTCGCGGTCGTCGGCGTGTCCCCGGACCCGGTGGCCACGCTCGCACGGTTCGCCGCGGCCGAGGGCCTCGCGTTCCCGCTGGTCTCCGACGAGTCCCGGGAGGTCCTGCAGGCGTGGGGTGCCTACGGCGAGAAGCAGCTGTACGGCAAGACCGTGACGGGCGTGATCCGCTCGACCGTGGTCCTGGACGCCGAGGGCGTGGTCGAGCTCGCGCAGTACAACGTGCGCGCCACGGGCCACGTCGCCAAGCTCCGCCGCGACCTCGGCCTGACGGCCTGA
- a CDS encoding dynamin family protein has protein sequence MGRVSAQPGPDSAQPAPEVAAGTAGALAMGRHTADDPREILVRPLAAESLLDAVRDLRRDVDATGFPLDLPGVERARSSRARLVDQLTEHLVPRLTELSAPAVVVVAGSTGAGKSTLVNSLVGHEVTTAGVLRPTTREPVLVHHPGDADLLAAHPLVGSARAVADDAVPRGIALLDAPDLDSVLDSNRESAHRLLEAADLWLFVTTAARYGDALPWRVLESAVERGASIAMVLNRVPADSLAAVRSDLLARLREHGLAGSPLFVVPDAGPHEGPLDAAVVAPVRRWLLMLAGPDRARTVIKRTLRGSFVSLRIWVDELAEAVQDQADAAQQAGDLLTDGAREPADRAARAVTDGVVAAGAVAVRWAELTSPTGVLGAAVRRPASTTSGRPTKVRGSARGRADREAAVQPLRTEVAHAATTVLAAAADDAEHDLREALAAGPPGALAVLDRWATVPPGPDPAAEQAARAWTGQGVRAVRAALAEAVPDKGLARRRDKAVKVLGDETLATVALTGAAGVADAVDLLTGLLGPAAPRIVAELRDDLAERARARVEQVRAQAAEPLTDPNLAADAAARLRLRLAVIKGLT, from the coding sequence ATGGGCCGCGTGAGCGCCCAGCCCGGCCCCGACTCGGCGCAGCCAGCGCCCGAGGTCGCTGCGGGCACGGCTGGCGCCCTCGCCATGGGGCGGCACACCGCCGACGACCCGCGCGAGATCCTGGTCCGCCCGCTGGCCGCGGAGTCGCTGCTGGACGCGGTGCGTGACCTGCGCCGCGACGTGGACGCGACCGGCTTCCCGCTGGACCTGCCGGGCGTGGAGCGCGCGCGCTCGTCCCGGGCACGACTGGTCGACCAGCTCACCGAGCACCTGGTGCCGCGGCTCACTGAGCTGTCCGCGCCGGCGGTCGTCGTGGTCGCCGGCTCCACGGGTGCGGGCAAGTCGACGCTGGTGAACTCGCTGGTGGGGCACGAGGTGACGACCGCGGGCGTGCTGCGTCCCACCACACGTGAGCCCGTGCTGGTCCACCACCCGGGAGACGCGGACCTGCTCGCGGCGCACCCGCTGGTCGGCTCCGCACGCGCGGTCGCGGACGATGCGGTGCCGCGCGGGATCGCCCTGCTGGACGCGCCCGACCTGGACTCCGTATTGGACAGCAACCGCGAGTCGGCGCACCGGCTCCTGGAGGCCGCGGACCTGTGGCTGTTCGTGACCACCGCCGCGCGCTACGGCGACGCGCTGCCGTGGCGCGTGCTGGAGTCGGCCGTCGAGCGCGGCGCGTCGATCGCGATGGTGCTCAACCGGGTTCCCGCTGACTCGCTCGCGGCGGTCCGCAGCGACCTGCTCGCGCGCCTGCGTGAGCACGGCCTCGCGGGTTCGCCGCTGTTCGTCGTGCCCGACGCGGGACCGCACGAGGGGCCGCTCGACGCGGCGGTCGTCGCGCCCGTGCGGCGGTGGCTGCTCATGCTCGCGGGACCCGACCGCGCGCGCACGGTCATCAAGCGGACGCTGCGCGGCTCGTTCGTGTCGTTGCGGATCTGGGTCGACGAGCTCGCGGAGGCCGTGCAGGACCAGGCGGACGCCGCGCAGCAGGCGGGCGACCTGCTCACCGACGGCGCACGCGAGCCCGCGGACCGGGCCGCGCGTGCGGTCACGGACGGCGTCGTCGCGGCGGGTGCCGTCGCGGTGCGGTGGGCCGAGCTGACGTCGCCGACGGGTGTGCTGGGCGCCGCGGTGCGCCGTCCGGCGTCGACCACGTCCGGCCGCCCGACGAAGGTGCGCGGCTCGGCGCGGGGCCGCGCCGACCGTGAGGCGGCGGTCCAGCCGCTGCGCACCGAGGTCGCGCACGCGGCCACCACCGTCCTGGCCGCCGCGGCCGACGACGCCGAGCACGACCTGCGCGAGGCGCTCGCGGCCGGGCCGCCGGGCGCCCTCGCCGTGCTGGACCGGTGGGCCACGGTCCCGCCGGGGCCGGACCCCGCGGCCGAGCAGGCCGCGCGGGCCTGGACGGGCCAGGGCGTGCGCGCGGTGCGTGCCGCGCTCGCGGAGGCCGTCCCGGACAAGGGGCTGGCCCGCCGCCGTGACAAAGCCGTCAAGGTGCTGGGCGACGAGACGCTCGCGACCGTGGCCCTCACGGGTGCGGCGGGCGTCGCGGACGCGGTCGACCTGCTGACCGGCCTGCTGGGCCCCGCCGCACCGCGGATCGTGGCCGAGCTGCGCGACGACCTGGCCGAGCGGGCCCGTGCGCGCGTCGAGCAGGTGCGCGCGCAGGCCGCCGAGCCGTTGACCGACCCGAATCTCGCCGCGGACGCCGCCGCCCGGCTGCGCCTGCGGCTCGCCGTCATCAAGGGGCTCACATGA
- a CDS encoding acyl-CoA thioesterase — MARLEVPVQLRWSDMDAYAHVNNVEMLRLLEEARIEAFWQHPAGDDGTRPAPAWPSAVLDAGPGTLVSTFVAHQEIQYVRPLGYRRAPVVVEMWIGHLGGASLDVCYQVRDLPAADPASVVYARAVTTLVLVDSRTGTPTRLDAVARAAWEPLLEEPVTIRRRGTR; from the coding sequence ATGGCCCGGCTCGAGGTGCCCGTCCAGCTGCGCTGGTCGGACATGGACGCATACGCGCACGTCAACAACGTCGAGATGCTGCGGCTGCTCGAGGAGGCGCGCATCGAGGCGTTCTGGCAGCACCCTGCGGGTGACGACGGCACGCGGCCCGCGCCCGCGTGGCCGTCGGCGGTGCTGGACGCCGGCCCCGGGACGCTGGTCTCGACGTTCGTCGCGCACCAGGAGATCCAGTACGTCCGCCCGTTGGGCTACCGGCGCGCGCCGGTGGTCGTGGAGATGTGGATCGGGCACCTGGGCGGCGCGAGCCTGGACGTGTGCTACCAGGTGCGGGACCTGCCCGCGGCGGACCCGGCATCGGTCGTGTACGCGCGGGCGGTCACGACTCTCGTGCTCGTCGACTCCCGCACCGGGACTCCCACCCGCCTGGACGCCGTGGCGCGCGCCGCGTGGGAGCCCCTGCTCGAGGAGCCCGTGACGATCCGCCGGCGCGGCACCCGATGA
- a CDS encoding single-stranded DNA-binding protein encodes MSNGTLDLTVTGWVGSDVTTLPAQDGRAAYTTFRLGSTRRWWNRATNAWQDSQTEWFQVKAWRTLAVNAGLSLKKGVPVVVQGRLATREWQDEHGAVRTTLVLEATAIGLDLSYGTVGQFQRTLSGAAAQAPDEVRHERGPIDVTALTEAGSALGDASEEPPDDELVDGGHVLGDDTGEPEVGTDGGKAARGRRPSLAAAGA; translated from the coding sequence ATGAGCAACGGGACCCTCGACCTCACGGTCACGGGATGGGTGGGCAGCGACGTCACGACGCTGCCCGCCCAGGACGGACGGGCGGCGTACACCACGTTCCGCCTCGGCAGCACGCGTCGCTGGTGGAACCGCGCGACGAACGCGTGGCAGGACTCGCAGACCGAGTGGTTCCAGGTCAAGGCGTGGCGCACGCTCGCGGTCAACGCGGGGCTCTCGCTCAAGAAGGGCGTGCCCGTGGTGGTCCAGGGCCGGCTGGCGACGCGCGAGTGGCAGGACGAGCACGGTGCGGTCCGCACGACGCTCGTCCTCGAGGCCACCGCGATCGGCCTGGACCTGAGCTACGGCACCGTCGGGCAGTTCCAGAGGACGCTGTCCGGCGCGGCCGCGCAGGCGCCCGACGAGGTGCGCCACGAGCGCGGTCCGATCGACGTCACGGCGCTGACCGAGGCCGGCTCCGCGCTCGGGGACGCGTCCGAGGAGCCGCCGGACGACGAGCTCGTCGACGGCGGCCACGTGCTGGGCGACGACACCGGGGAGCCGGAGGTCGGCACCGACGGCGGGAAGGCGGCCAGGGGACGGCGGCCCTCCCTGGCTGCGGCCGGCGCCTGA
- a CDS encoding ATP-grasp domain-containing protein, with translation MTTLPSGQDARLALATCAELPELDPDDVPLRAALQERGIATDVVVWDDPTVDWGTYQHVLIRSTWDYSKRPQRFSGWTQQVEASSVLLNPASVVRWNIDKTYLRDLEERGIPTVPTIWLDPARNFDGRAIHTRFPAFGDFVVKPTVSAGSRDTGRYRADETPQRSQAITHAKNLLGVGRWVMIQRYLAQVDTVGETALVFVEGEFSHAVRKDPLLSGPYREGDLQGVLYREETMTPREPSEAEMAVARRVVDALPEVLGLDGPLLYARVDLIPDDEGEPVLLELELTEPSLFFAQAPGALDRFADAVVARIAATTQD, from the coding sequence GTGACCACGCTACCGAGCGGGCAGGACGCGCGGCTCGCGCTCGCCACCTGCGCCGAGCTGCCCGAGCTGGACCCCGACGACGTCCCGCTGCGGGCCGCGCTCCAGGAGCGTGGCATCGCGACGGACGTGGTCGTGTGGGACGACCCGACCGTGGACTGGGGCACGTACCAGCACGTGCTCATCCGCTCCACGTGGGACTACTCCAAGCGCCCGCAGCGCTTCAGCGGCTGGACGCAGCAGGTCGAGGCCTCCAGCGTGCTGCTCAACCCCGCCTCGGTGGTCCGCTGGAACATCGACAAGACGTACCTGCGTGACCTCGAGGAGCGCGGCATCCCGACGGTCCCGACGATCTGGCTGGACCCGGCGCGGAACTTCGACGGCCGCGCGATCCACACGCGCTTCCCGGCGTTCGGCGACTTCGTGGTCAAGCCCACCGTCAGCGCGGGCTCGCGGGACACGGGTCGCTACCGCGCCGACGAGACGCCGCAGCGTTCGCAGGCCATCACGCACGCCAAGAACCTGCTCGGCGTGGGTCGGTGGGTGATGATCCAGCGCTACCTGGCGCAGGTGGACACCGTGGGCGAGACCGCGCTGGTGTTCGTCGAGGGCGAGTTCAGCCACGCGGTCCGCAAGGACCCGCTGCTGTCCGGCCCGTACCGCGAGGGCGACCTGCAGGGCGTGCTGTACCGCGAGGAGACCATGACCCCGCGCGAGCCGAGCGAGGCGGAGATGGCCGTGGCCCGCCGCGTCGTCGACGCGCTGCCCGAGGTGCTGGGGCTCGACGGGCCGCTGCTGTACGCGCGTGTCGACCTCATCCCGGACGACGAGGGTGAGCCCGTGCTGCTCGAGCTCGAGCTGACCGAGCCGTCGCTGTTCTTCGCACAGGCCCCCGGGGCGCTGGACCGGTTCGCCGACGCCGTGGTGGCGCGCATCGCCGCGACGACGCAGGACTGA